AACATCAAGCTCAGCGACGAAACCCGCCAGCGGGTGATCGGCATTGCCACCGACCTGGGCTACGACCGTCTTCCCGCCGTCCACGCCCCGCGCAACCAGGAAGAGATCGCCCTGCTGGTGAGCTCGCTACAAAGCTACGATCCCTTTATCGACGCCATCAGCCAGGCGCGGGAAGCCGCGTGGCGCAACGAAGCGCTGCTCACGGTGTACGATTACGGGGATGACATTGAGCTGGCCCTGAACATCATCCGCCAGCTGGAGAAACGCAACTGCATCGGGATTATCCTCGCCTCCCCCGTCACCACGCTGGTGGACATGACCGCGTTTCAGGACTGCACCCGCATTCCGCTGGTGCTGCTCAACCAGCGCGACCCCGGCTCGCCGCTACTGCCCTCCTTTGTTCCGGACGACTTCGCCAACGCTTTCCAGGTGACGAAACACCTCATCGTCTGCGGCGCGACGCGCATCGCCCACATCACCGGCGAGAGCTGGATGGAGGCCTCACGCCAGCGTCTGGCAGGCTACCAGGCCGCCTTACAGCAGGCCGGTTTAACATGTGACGAGAGCCTGGTGCGCCAGACCAACTGGCAGTTCAGCGAGTCTTTTACCGCTACCGCCTCCCTGCTTGAGATGGCCGAACGCCCGGACGCCATCTTCTGCGCCAGCGACTGGCTGGCGATCGGCTGCTATCAGGCGCTGGCGGTGAACGGCGTTCGTCTCCCGCAGGATATGCTGCTGGCGGGTTACGACGACCAGAAGATCTCCGAGCAGCTCACCCCGCCGCTGACCAGTATTCAACTGCCCTACAGCGAACTGGGCCGGCTGGCGGTGGAGTACCTGTGTAATCAGGAAGATGCCGCCACGCACGTGACGCTGGCGGGCCGATTGAAGGTGCGGGCATCAAGCCTCGTCTGAGGTAAAGACCATGCCCGCATAGGGCTTCTCGCGACACGCCGCCAGCCGCGCGGCGAGGTTGCCCACATGTAACTCCAGCTTGTGCCCATCCGGGTCGAGAAAATAGAACGACGCCCCCTCGCTTTTGTTCTGCTTCCAGACGGTGACGCCTGCCTGTTCCAGCCTGCGTGAGAGCGGTTCAAAATCCGCCTCCGCCACGGTAAACGCGTAGTGGGTATAGTCGCTCTCCTGCGGTGGCACATACCGGCGCGCCTCGTCGTATGACAGGCAGACCCACAGATCGCCGCAGGTGAGATAGGCCCCGGTATTCCAGCGAGTGTGCAGCGTCAGCCTCAGCAGTTCGTGCCAGAAGGTGACGCTTTTATTCAGGTCGCTGACCGCGAGGGTCAGGTGGTTGAGTGATTGCAGCACTGAAAACCTTCTTATTGATGGGTAGGCCTTGAGGCAAAGTTAATATCTATCCAACTATAGATATCCCCCCAAAAATGACAGCAGCAAAAAAAGAGGCGTTCTCATATAGTGGTTCGTCTTTACTCCACATTACCAACACAAAATGAAAACAAAATCATCCTTTTGGACCAACAATCTTTTCTTTCTAATTTTAGCCATCCTTCTCTGTATAACAGGGTGCGGCATCGTTCGTTACACCAGTCTGAATACCGCGTGGCTATTTTTGCTGGCTGGACTGTCTATTGGCTTTTTATCGATACTGGAAAGTACCCGCCTCGATCGCAGAATGAAAGGTATATCGCTTATTTTCGTAGGAATATTTTTAAGT
This region of Enterobacter cancerogenus genomic DNA includes:
- a CDS encoding LacI family DNA-binding transcriptional regulator — encoded protein: MKRKTKVTMNDIARAAGVSQATVSLVLSQSRNIKLSDETRQRVIGIATDLGYDRLPAVHAPRNQEEIALLVSSLQSYDPFIDAISQAREAAWRNEALLTVYDYGDDIELALNIIRQLEKRNCIGIILASPVTTLVDMTAFQDCTRIPLVLLNQRDPGSPLLPSFVPDDFANAFQVTKHLIVCGATRIAHITGESWMEASRQRLAGYQAALQQAGLTCDESLVRQTNWQFSESFTATASLLEMAERPDAIFCASDWLAIGCYQALAVNGVRLPQDMLLAGYDDQKISEQLTPPLTSIQLPYSELGRLAVEYLCNQEDAATHVTLAGRLKVRASSLV
- the fosA gene encoding FosA/FosA2 family fosfomycin resistance glutathione transferase, with protein sequence MLQSLNHLTLAVSDLNKSVTFWHELLRLTLHTRWNTGAYLTCGDLWVCLSYDEARRYVPPQESDYTHYAFTVAEADFEPLSRRLEQAGVTVWKQNKSEGASFYFLDPDGHKLELHVGNLAARLAACREKPYAGMVFTSDEA